The Amblyomma americanum isolate KBUSLIRL-KWMA chromosome 6, ASM5285725v1, whole genome shotgun sequence genome has a window encoding:
- the LOC144093568 gene encoding protein KTI12 homolog isoform X2, with translation MPLVIMCGLPCSGKSRQARRSSCGTGSSLTLHGYRYELYCLVRGARTNHCIVQVLATQEQCKQWNGQRPTEQQYTLEVMTALAERLEAPDANNRWDRPLVQLPWDANDAEAAKEVENALTDRKPLPPHRATQNAPLVSDLYERDQLTRNLVQTMLQSADPTLPPAGQLHRLRRQFLAWSGTQPLSELPQLFNQYVRSGGNET, from the exons ATGCCGCTCGTAATTATGTGCGGGCTTCCTTGCAGCGGAAAATCA AGGCAGGCCAGGAGAAGCAGTTGCGGGACCGGCTCAAGTCTGACGTTGCACG GGTACCGCTATGAGCTATACTGCCTGGTGCGGGGAGCCCGGACGAACCACTGCATA GTGCAGGTACTGGCTACCCAGGAGCAGTGCAAGCAGTGGAACGGACAGCGGCCAACCGAGCAGCAGTACACCCTTGAGGT GATGACTGCCCTGGCCGAGCGACTTGAGGCCCCTGATGCGAACAACCGCTGGGACCGGCCGCTTGTTCAGCTGCCTTGGGATGCAAATGATGCAGAAGCCGCCAAGGAAGTGGAGAATGCACTGACCGACCGAAAGCCGCTGCCACCCCACCGAGCTACACAGAAC GCCCCCCTGGTTTCCGACTTGTACGAACGCGACCAGTTGACACGCAACCTTGTGCAGACAATGCTGCAGTCGGCTGACCCCA CGCTACCACCTGCCGGCCAGCTGCACCGTCTGCGACGCCAGTTCTTGGCTTGGAGCGGGACGCAGCCACTGTCTGAACTGCCACAGCTGTTCAACCAGTACGTCCGTAGTGGTGGAAATGAGACTTAG
- the LOC144093568 gene encoding protein KTI12 homolog isoform X1, giving the protein MPLVIMCGLPCSGKSVRARQLKKLLEQVWPVDLVSDDDGLLRNEVYAEAGQEKQLRDRLKSDVARLLSRDRLVILDAPNYIKGYRYELYCLVRGARTNHCIVQVLATQEQCKQWNGQRPTEQQYTLEVMTALAERLEAPDANNRWDRPLVQLPWDANDAEAAKEVENALTDRKPLPPHRATQNAPLVSDLYERDQLTRNLVQTMLQSADPTLPPAGQLHRLRRQFLAWSGTQPLSELPQLFNQYVRSGGNET; this is encoded by the exons ATGCCGCTCGTAATTATGTGCGGGCTTCCTTGCAGCGGAAAATCAGTACGTGCACGACAGCTGAAGAAACTTCTGGAGCAAGTCTGGCCCGTCGATCTGGTCTCCGATGACGACGGTCTCTTGCGGAACGAGGTCTACGCAG AGGCAGGCCAGGAGAAGCAGTTGCGGGACCGGCTCAAGTCTGACGTTGCACG GCTGCTGTCCAGAGACCGGCTGGTGATACTAGACGCCCCCAACTACATCAAAG GGTACCGCTATGAGCTATACTGCCTGGTGCGGGGAGCCCGGACGAACCACTGCATA GTGCAGGTACTGGCTACCCAGGAGCAGTGCAAGCAGTGGAACGGACAGCGGCCAACCGAGCAGCAGTACACCCTTGAGGT GATGACTGCCCTGGCCGAGCGACTTGAGGCCCCTGATGCGAACAACCGCTGGGACCGGCCGCTTGTTCAGCTGCCTTGGGATGCAAATGATGCAGAAGCCGCCAAGGAAGTGGAGAATGCACTGACCGACCGAAAGCCGCTGCCACCCCACCGAGCTACACAGAAC GCCCCCCTGGTTTCCGACTTGTACGAACGCGACCAGTTGACACGCAACCTTGTGCAGACAATGCTGCAGTCGGCTGACCCCA CGCTACCACCTGCCGGCCAGCTGCACCGTCTGCGACGCCAGTTCTTGGCTTGGAGCGGGACGCAGCCACTGTCTGAACTGCCACAGCTGTTCAACCAGTACGTCCGTAGTGGTGGAAATGAGACTTAG